Proteins co-encoded in one Thamnophis elegans isolate rThaEle1 chromosome 1, rThaEle1.pri, whole genome shotgun sequence genomic window:
- the LOC116503044 gene encoding olfactory receptor 9G4-like isoform X2 has product MEVEDNRTLITDFVVVGFTTDPFLRTILFVVFLTLYILTLIGNLGLITLIYLDPRLHTPMYFFVGSLSFLDVWYSTVYTPRILYDCLSKNNHISLAGCAAQFFFSNVVGGSECFLLAFMAYDRFVAICNPLLYAIAMPKKLCIQLVVGAYTVGFANAIVHTGNTFRLHFCGSNIINHFFCDVPPLMKMACDDKRVYELILTVVIGFTLLSATAVIAKSYIGIVAAIIRIRSAAGRRKAFSNCSAHLVSVSLYYGTMLITYSAPNLHHTADWDKVNALFYTVINPLVNPLIYSLRNKDVKAAFKKIFKANV; this is encoded by the exons ATGGAAGTTGAAGATAATCGCACATTGATTACTGATTTTGTGGTAGTTGGGTTTACAACAGATCCATTTCTACGCACAATTCTCTTTGTAGTGTTTTTGACACTGTACATCCTAACACTGATTGGGAATCTGGGCCTTATAACCCTGATCTACCTGGACCCCCGCTTGCACACACCCATGTACTTCTTTGTGGGTAGCCTTTCCTTCCTGGATGTCTGGTACTCCACAGTCTACACTCCTCGGATCCTATATGACTGTTTGTCTAAGAACAACCACATTTCCTTAGCCGGTTGTGCAGCCCAGTTCTTCTTCTCTAATGTAGTTGGTGGGAGTGAATGCTTCTTACTGGCCTTCATGGCTTATGACCGCTTTGTGGCCATCTGCAACCCACTCCTTTATGCCATTGCTATGCCCAAGAAGCTCTGTATCCAGCTGGTGGTGGGAGCTTATACAGTGGGATTTGCCAATGCTATTGTACACACTGGTAATACCTTCCGCCTACATTTCTGTGGTAGTAATATCATCAACCACTTCTTTTGTGATGTGCCACCATTGATGAAGATGGCCTGTGATGACAAAAGAGTATATGAACTCATTCTGACTGTTGTCATTGGCTTCACTTTGCTTTCAGCCACTGCTGTTATTGCAAAGTCCTACATTGGTATCGTGGCAGCCATTATTCGCATCCGTTCAGCTGCAGGGAGACGCAAAGCTTTCTCCAATTGCTCAGCTCACCTGGTCTCTGTCTCCCTCTACTATGGCACCATGCTCATTACATACTCTGCACCCAACTTGCATCACACCGCAGATTGGGACAAGGTAAATGCATTGTTCTATACGGTAATCAACCCTCTGGTCAACCCGTTGATTTACAGCTTACGCAACAAAGATGTGAAGGCAGCTTTCAAGAAA atatttaaagcgaatgtatga
- the LOC116503044 gene encoding olfactory receptor 9G4-like isoform X1 — translation MEVEDNRTLITDFVVVGFTTDPFLRTILFVVFLTLYILTLIGNLGLITLIYLDPRLHTPMYFFVGSLSFLDVWYSTVYTPRILYDCLSKNNHISLAGCAAQFFFSNVVGGSECFLLAFMAYDRFVAICNPLLYAIAMPKKLCIQLVVGAYTVGFANAIVHTGNTFRLHFCGSNIINHFFCDVPPLMKMACDDKRVYELILTVVIGFTLLSATAVIAKSYIGIVAAIIRIRSAAGRRKAFSNCSAHLVSVSLYYGTMLITYSAPNLHHTADWDKVNALFYTVINPLVNPLIYSLRNKDVKAAFKKVWGKFTAHK, via the coding sequence ATGGAAGTTGAAGATAATCGCACATTGATTACTGATTTTGTGGTAGTTGGGTTTACAACAGATCCATTTCTACGCACAATTCTCTTTGTAGTGTTTTTGACACTGTACATCCTAACACTGATTGGGAATCTGGGCCTTATAACCCTGATCTACCTGGACCCCCGCTTGCACACACCCATGTACTTCTTTGTGGGTAGCCTTTCCTTCCTGGATGTCTGGTACTCCACAGTCTACACTCCTCGGATCCTATATGACTGTTTGTCTAAGAACAACCACATTTCCTTAGCCGGTTGTGCAGCCCAGTTCTTCTTCTCTAATGTAGTTGGTGGGAGTGAATGCTTCTTACTGGCCTTCATGGCTTATGACCGCTTTGTGGCCATCTGCAACCCACTCCTTTATGCCATTGCTATGCCCAAGAAGCTCTGTATCCAGCTGGTGGTGGGAGCTTATACAGTGGGATTTGCCAATGCTATTGTACACACTGGTAATACCTTCCGCCTACATTTCTGTGGTAGTAATATCATCAACCACTTCTTTTGTGATGTGCCACCATTGATGAAGATGGCCTGTGATGACAAAAGAGTATATGAACTCATTCTGACTGTTGTCATTGGCTTCACTTTGCTTTCAGCCACTGCTGTTATTGCAAAGTCCTACATTGGTATCGTGGCAGCCATTATTCGCATCCGTTCAGCTGCAGGGAGACGCAAAGCTTTCTCCAATTGCTCAGCTCACCTGGTCTCTGTCTCCCTCTACTATGGCACCATGCTCATTACATACTCTGCACCCAACTTGCATCACACCGCAGATTGGGACAAGGTAAATGCATTGTTCTATACGGTAATCAACCCTCTGGTCAACCCGTTGATTTACAGCTTACGCAACAAAGATGTGAAGGCAGCTTTCAAGAAAGTCTGGGGGAAATTCACAGCCCACAAATGA